A genomic window from Candidatus Obscuribacter sp. includes:
- the ssb gene encoding single-stranded DNA-binding protein gives MVNSVILVGRAGRDPEMRYFESGRVKTTFSLAVNRPTKEKETDWFDIEIWGRQAEIAGEYVRKGSLIGVEGRLDFNRWTDDGGNKNVKPIVNAQNLRLLGSKRDSGGDSFDSN, from the coding sequence ATGGTCAATTCTGTAATTTTGGTAGGTAGAGCCGGACGCGATCCGGAGATGCGTTACTTTGAGTCTGGTCGGGTCAAAACAACTTTTAGTCTGGCTGTAAATAGACCTACTAAAGAAAAAGAAACTGACTGGTTTGACATTGAGATCTGGGGACGCCAGGCTGAAATCGCTGGTGAGTATGTACGCAAAGGCTCACTAATTGGTGTCGAGGGTCGTCTGGACTTTAATAGATGGACAGATGATGGTGGCAACAAAAACGTCAAACCAATAGTCAATGCTCAAAACCTCCGTCTGCTTGGTAGCAAGCGCGATAGTGGTGGCGATTCGTTTGATAGCAACTAG